In Solanum stenotomum isolate F172 chromosome 6, ASM1918654v1, whole genome shotgun sequence, one DNA window encodes the following:
- the LOC125866690 gene encoding LEAF RUST 10 DISEASE-RESISTANCE LOCUS RECEPTOR-LIKE PROTEIN KINASE-like 1.1 gives MTYTSLICFFLISYLVQAMGRNDSTCPKSFSCGNLIGLSFPYSLSTQPDCGIMFLSGCDAKTFPKIRLLPEGDSYYAVVNMFNYTVWVEDPKLHAKLRQQKCQTFNEKLSLPYSPSISFEILPVNILNFFKCNSTSSSTPNITQKMKDHFAGYRMYNGCKDFSIYYKLHGGDDEDARADNLPANCSLIRLPIRWRSDNGSVFNMLSAAFFVEWKISEDCNKCHFGGGQCQTDITNKFHCTYPNNPHDQGHQEILSLEKVQSLSAYFLVSFLLFISHMYNIS, from the coding sequence ATGACTTACACTTCTTTAATATGCTTTTTTCTGATCAGTTACTTAGTTCAGGCAATGGGCAGAAATGATTCAACTTGTCCAAAGTCCTTTTCATGTGGAAATCTTATTGGCCTGAGCTTTCCTTACTCTCTTTCCACACAACCTGACTGTGGAATAATGTTCTTATCTGGTTGTGATGCTAAAACATTTCCGAAAATCCGATTGCTTCCTGAAGGAGATTCGTACTATGCTGTAGTAAATATGTTTAATTATACAGTTTGGGTTGAGGACCCTAAGCTTCATGCCAAGTTGAGGCAACAGAAGtgccaaacttttaacgaaaAGTTATCCTTACCATACTCTCCTTCtatttcttttgaaattctcCCAGTGAATATTCTCAACTTCTTCAAATGCAACAGCACTAGTAGTAGCACCCCAAACATTACCCAGAAGATGAAAGATCATTTTGCTGGTTATAGAATGTACAATGGCTGTAAAGACTTTAGCATATACTACAAGCTTCATGGAGGCGATGATGAAGACGCGCGAGCAGACAATCTTCCTGCAAACTGTTCACTTATCAGACTGCCGATCCGCTGGAGATCAGATAATGGTAGTGTGTTCAATATGTTAAGCGCCGCTTTTTTTGTAGAATGGAAGATCTCTGAGGACTGTAACAAATGTCACTTTGGTGGAGGTCAATGCCAGACTGATATAACCAACAAATTTCATTGTACATATCCAAATAATCCACATGATCAAGGTCATCAAGAAATTCTCTCACTTGAAAAAGTTCAGTCACTTAGTGCATACTTCTTAGTGTCCTTTCTTCTCTTCATATcacatatgtataatatttcATAG